A single window of Chloracidobacterium sp. DNA harbors:
- a CDS encoding cyanophycinase, producing the protein MSESDDREIIGGHLLVIGGAEDKYNERRILKKFLELAGGDKAEILIVPVASDFPEFAADVYTQAFRNLGVTNPRVLRATSRQDVVQADVEKLTDGVTGVFMTGGDQMRLVSVLGGTKLAEKLRKMVRDTNVVMAGTSAGAAAMSTSMIVRGDASSHPHKNAVKLSPGLGFLKNIIIDQHFSERGRISRLITAVSYNPYNLGIGIDENTAIILDGKGILEVFGQGSTTIVDGSEITFNEIAEVGDNEAFSICGVQFHVLRDGLVYNYLDRYPMPPPNEFLLPDLG; encoded by the coding sequence ATGAGTGAATCAGATGACCGTGAGATCATCGGCGGGCATCTGCTCGTTATCGGTGGGGCGGAAGATAAGTATAATGAGCGTCGTATACTTAAGAAATTTCTTGAACTAGCCGGCGGCGACAAGGCAGAAATATTGATCGTTCCGGTTGCATCGGATTTCCCCGAGTTTGCTGCAGACGTGTACACGCAGGCCTTCAGAAATCTCGGTGTGACAAATCCACGGGTTTTGCGAGCGACCTCGCGACAGGATGTTGTCCAAGCGGATGTCGAAAAGCTTACGGACGGCGTAACCGGTGTATTTATGACGGGCGGTGACCAGATGCGCCTTGTGTCGGTGCTAGGTGGGACAAAACTTGCTGAGAAACTTCGCAAGATGGTGCGCGACACCAATGTTGTAATGGCGGGTACGAGCGCGGGTGCGGCGGCAATGAGCACATCGATGATCGTCCGCGGCGATGCAAGTTCACATCCCCATAAGAATGCCGTAAAGCTTAGTCCCGGGCTAGGCTTTCTGAAAAATATCATCATCGACCAGCACTTCAGCGAACGCGGACGCATCAGTCGTCTAATAACCGCAGTGTCATACAATCCGTACAACCTAGGCATCGGCATTGATGAAAATACTGCGATCATTCTTGATGGTAAAGGAATACTTGAGGTCTTCGGGCAGGGGTCAACAACGATCGTTGACGGTTCAGAGATTACCTTCAACGAGATAGCGGAAGTCGGTGATAACGAAGCGTTTAGCATCTGTGGTGTCCAGTTTCACGTATTACGTGATGGGCTCGTTTACAACTATCTCGATCGGTATCCGATGCCTCCGCCGAATGAATTCTTGCTGCCTGACCTTGGCTAA
- a CDS encoding tetratricopeptide repeat protein — protein MLKKLSVFRSAISIVLMLSVSSACIQVFGQDLVPVSDITGGSSVFVFRNSAKTSKKYSPAARTGRTKAQRLETVKRIKIQYETLAKVQPRRARSTVVDPDNLPPSVRTMPKDQASRLFAGVGEYYIDQNDLENSMKFFRESVTLDAKNKKAADGLSDALAAKGNDLLIKDQSSTAKAFFLEGLKFNANNAAALFGLGEVYNDLDQADLAIASYEKALANDKALSEIYLPLGVLYFQKGEIAKADELLTKALAIAPDMAETQLFLGMIRLSQNRNPEALAAFQRAKQLDPNNAEVFFNSGEALMRTGRTNEAIADYQKAVSLKPKYLEAWTSLGEAFYSTDKYADAVIAYKQAARLKNDSGEVFAALGDAHRMMGNFTEAQSNYDLATLFMSRSKDFGKDEIADIYSKVGYVIGRQCEVNQRNFVPCQWPAAIKALEKAVELGGGNAADFANLGWAYYNAARIDQYEKRESDRLLKLQSAKINLEKAVAANPVFVEGPQLNLGMTLTDLGDYSGAVDALTKVVRKEPKWVFALNELGIAYRKLNNYKDAINNFKKAIDKDPNFVSAIYNLGEAEFRNGNLSGAKQAYQKLVKMGQKNLAGQLELISMGAVKK, from the coding sequence ATGTTGAAAAAGTTAAGTGTCTTTCGATCGGCTATATCGATAGTGTTGATGTTGTCGGTCTCGTCAGCTTGTATTCAGGTTTTTGGACAGGATCTTGTGCCGGTGAGCGACATTACGGGTGGTTCAAGCGTTTTCGTTTTCCGAAACTCTGCCAAGACCTCAAAAAAATACTCGCCTGCCGCGCGCACAGGACGCACTAAGGCTCAACGCCTGGAAACGGTTAAACGGATCAAGATCCAATACGAGACACTAGCTAAAGTACAGCCTCGCAGAGCCCGGTCGACGGTCGTCGATCCGGACAATCTGCCGCCAAGCGTACGGACGATGCCCAAGGATCAGGCATCGCGTCTTTTTGCCGGCGTCGGTGAATATTATATTGATCAGAATGACCTCGAAAACTCAATGAAGTTTTTCCGCGAATCCGTCACGCTTGACGCTAAAAATAAGAAGGCCGCTGATGGACTGAGCGACGCTCTCGCCGCCAAGGGTAACGACCTTCTTATCAAGGACCAGTCATCGACGGCAAAGGCGTTTTTTCTTGAGGGCCTAAAATTTAATGCTAATAACGCAGCGGCATTATTTGGGCTCGGTGAGGTATATAACGATCTCGATCAGGCCGATCTTGCGATCGCAAGTTATGAAAAGGCTCTGGCTAACGACAAGGCACTGTCGGAGATATATCTGCCGTTAGGTGTGCTTTATTTCCAAAAAGGCGAGATCGCAAAGGCCGATGAATTATTGACCAAAGCCCTTGCGATCGCACCGGATATGGCGGAGACCCAGTTGTTTCTCGGTATGATCCGACTTTCGCAAAACCGAAACCCCGAGGCACTGGCGGCCTTTCAACGTGCAAAACAACTCGACCCGAACAATGCCGAGGTATTTTTCAACTCGGGTGAAGCGTTAATGCGGACTGGCCGAACCAATGAGGCGATCGCCGATTACCAGAAAGCGGTTAGCCTTAAGCCGAAGTACCTTGAGGCCTGGACTAGCCTCGGCGAGGCATTTTATAGCACCGACAAGTATGCCGATGCGGTCATCGCGTATAAGCAAGCCGCTCGACTCAAGAACGACAGCGGCGAAGTTTTTGCCGCACTGGGTGACGCCCACCGTATGATGGGCAATTTTACCGAAGCGCAATCCAATTATGACCTGGCGACGCTCTTTATGTCGCGGAGTAAAGATTTTGGTAAGGATGAGATCGCCGATATTTATAGCAAGGTCGGGTACGTGATCGGGCGTCAATGTGAAGTCAATCAAAGGAATTTTGTTCCTTGCCAATGGCCTGCGGCGATCAAGGCACTTGAAAAGGCGGTCGAACTCGGCGGCGGAAATGCGGCCGACTTTGCCAATCTCGGTTGGGCGTATTACAACGCTGCACGTATCGATCAGTATGAAAAGCGAGAGTCGGATCGGCTGTTAAAATTGCAATCAGCAAAGATAAATCTCGAAAAGGCGGTTGCGGCAAATCCGGTTTTCGTTGAGGGACCTCAGCTTAATCTTGGAATGACGCTAACCGATCTCGGCGATTATAGCGGTGCGGTCGATGCATTGACTAAGGTTGTGAGGAAGGAGCCGAAATGGGTCTTTGCATTAAACGAACTTGGGATCGCCTATCGCAAGCTGAATAACTATAAGGATGCGATCAATAACTTTAAGAAGGCGATCGACAAGGACCCCAATTTTGTAAGCGCTATCTACAATCTTGGCGAGGCCGAGTTTAGAAACGGCAATCTGAGCGGCGCAAAACAGGCGTATCAGAAGCTTGTCAAAATGGGTCAAAAGAATCTCGCCGGTCAACTTGAGCTGATCTCGATGGGAGCGGTAAAGAAATAG
- the carB gene encoding carbamoyl-phosphate synthase large subunit, with the protein MPKRTDIHKILIIGSGPIVIGQACEFDYSGTQACRALKEEGFEVVLVNSNPATIMTDPEIADRTYVEPLTVETVTAIIEKERPDALLPTVGGQTGLNLSVELFERGVLDKFGVKLIGANINAIKVGEDRELFKAAMDEIGVPSARGGFAHTWEEAKKIVEETGYPAIIRPSFTLGGTGGGTAYNPEEFEEIARGGLMASPNSQILVEESILGWKEFELEVMRDLKDNVVIICSIENFDPMGVHTGDSITVAPAQTLTDVEYQRLRDMSIACIRKVGVETGGSNIQFAVNPENGDIRIIEMNPRVSRSSALASKATGFPIAKIAAKLAVGYTLDEIPNDITMKTPASFEPTIDYVVTKIPKWAFEKFPGAEDVLGTQMKSVGEVMAIGRTFKESLFKGLRSLEAVKPLRLVDVPDAELQRKLARPNSQRFSYLTYAVQIGYSLEEIHRLTRIDPWFLDQLKQVMDLQDAMGTIPLQEISRDLMLSLKECGLSDRRISFLTDSPEVEVRNYRQTLQIRPVYKRVDTCGAEFESFTPYLYSTYEEECEAEPTSRRKIMILGSGPNRIGQGIEFDYCCCHASFALREADFETIMVNCNPETVSTDYDTSDRLYFEPLTYEDVMNIVEVEKPEGVIVQFGGQTPLNLADRLHAAGVPIIGTSPDSIDLAEDRERFGALLAELKIPCPDNSSVTSADEAKSVANKIGYPIIVRPSFVLGGRAMAIVYDDESLDEYMRSAVDASPAKPILIDKFLERAAEVDVDALADDDTVVIAGIQGHIEEAGIHSGDSSSVLPAQKIAQEHLATIRHYTNLLAKALKVKGLMNIQYAIKDDRVYVLEVNPRASRTVPFVAKATGVPIAKIASLVMAGHKRLADFNLPDVLPVPKIFVKSPVFPFKKFAGVDPILGPEMHSTGEVMGVGATFGEAYGKAMEGAGLRLPLSGRAFISVNEVDKGQAVLLARRLSNLGFDLVATFGTAKRLHEVGLECETTFKVNEGRPNIADLIRQGEIALIINTPLGKVSHFDEKAIRKAALQFNVPCVTTITGAEALIEAIGTKLTSETLTVRSLQEIHAEKSVTADEIR; encoded by the coding sequence ATGCCAAAACGCACTGATATACATAAGATCCTAATAATCGGCTCCGGCCCGATTGTCATTGGTCAGGCGTGCGAATTCGACTATTCGGGAACGCAAGCCTGTCGGGCGCTCAAAGAAGAGGGGTTTGAGGTCGTATTGGTCAACTCAAATCCGGCAACGATAATGACGGACCCCGAGATCGCCGACCGCACTTATGTCGAACCGCTAACCGTTGAGACCGTAACTGCAATTATCGAAAAAGAGCGTCCCGATGCACTATTACCCACCGTCGGTGGACAAACCGGACTTAATCTCTCCGTCGAATTGTTTGAACGCGGGGTTTTGGATAAATTCGGTGTAAAGCTGATCGGGGCCAATATCAACGCGATCAAGGTGGGCGAGGACCGCGAACTATTTAAGGCCGCGATGGACGAGATCGGTGTGCCGTCGGCAAGAGGCGGGTTTGCTCACACGTGGGAAGAGGCTAAGAAGATCGTTGAAGAGACGGGTTACCCTGCGATCATCAGGCCGAGTTTTACGCTGGGCGGCACGGGCGGCGGTACTGCCTATAATCCGGAGGAATTCGAAGAGATCGCCAGAGGCGGACTAATGGCTTCGCCTAACTCGCAAATACTGGTCGAAGAGTCGATCTTGGGTTGGAAAGAGTTTGAACTCGAGGTAATGCGTGATCTCAAAGACAACGTCGTTATCATCTGCTCGATCGAAAACTTCGACCCGATGGGCGTCCATACGGGTGATTCGATCACAGTCGCACCGGCGCAAACGTTAACGGATGTTGAGTATCAGCGATTGCGTGATATGTCGATCGCCTGCATTCGCAAGGTCGGTGTCGAGACGGGCGGATCGAACATACAATTCGCCGTTAATCCTGAGAATGGAGACATTCGTATTATCGAAATGAATCCCAGGGTTTCGCGATCGTCGGCACTGGCGTCTAAGGCCACCGGCTTTCCGATTGCCAAGATCGCTGCGAAATTGGCGGTAGGCTACACACTCGACGAGATCCCAAACGACATTACAATGAAGACGCCGGCATCCTTCGAGCCGACGATCGACTATGTCGTAACTAAAATACCTAAATGGGCTTTTGAGAAATTCCCCGGGGCCGAAGACGTACTCGGAACACAAATGAAATCGGTCGGGGAAGTAATGGCGATAGGGCGTACGTTCAAGGAATCGCTGTTTAAGGGGTTACGTTCGCTCGAAGCGGTTAAACCGTTGCGTTTAGTAGATGTTCCGGATGCAGAATTACAACGCAAACTAGCTCGGCCGAATTCGCAGCGATTCTCCTATTTGACGTACGCTGTCCAAATTGGATATTCGCTCGAAGAGATACACCGTCTGACCAGGATCGACCCGTGGTTTCTGGACCAACTCAAACAGGTTATGGATCTTCAGGACGCGATGGGAACTATTCCGCTACAGGAGATATCGCGTGACCTAATGTTGAGTCTGAAAGAGTGTGGGTTGTCCGATCGGCGAATCTCATTTCTTACGGACTCACCTGAAGTAGAGGTTCGTAACTATAGGCAAACACTGCAGATAAGGCCGGTCTATAAGCGGGTCGATACTTGCGGAGCGGAGTTCGAATCCTTTACGCCGTATTTATATTCTACCTACGAAGAGGAGTGCGAAGCAGAGCCGACGTCGCGTCGTAAGATAATGATCCTTGGCTCTGGCCCCAACCGGATCGGCCAGGGCATTGAATTCGACTATTGCTGTTGTCACGCAAGTTTTGCACTGCGAGAAGCGGACTTCGAGACGATAATGGTCAATTGTAATCCGGAGACGGTGTCGACGGATTACGACACTTCGGACCGATTATATTTTGAGCCCCTGACCTACGAAGACGTGATGAATATCGTCGAGGTCGAGAAACCGGAGGGTGTCATTGTCCAGTTCGGTGGTCAAACGCCTTTGAATCTCGCCGACAGGTTGCACGCCGCGGGTGTGCCGATCATAGGTACTTCGCCCGACTCGATCGATCTGGCTGAGGATCGTGAACGGTTTGGGGCGTTACTTGCAGAACTTAAGATTCCGTGTCCGGATAATTCGAGTGTCACATCAGCTGATGAGGCGAAAAGTGTTGCAAACAAAATAGGTTATCCTATCATCGTGAGGCCGAGTTTTGTGCTCGGCGGGCGAGCGATGGCGATAGTTTACGATGATGAGTCACTAGATGAATATATGCGCTCCGCGGTTGATGCTTCGCCGGCAAAACCGATACTGATAGACAAATTTCTTGAACGTGCTGCCGAAGTGGACGTCGACGCACTCGCCGATGACGACACGGTGGTAATTGCCGGGATACAGGGCCATATCGAGGAAGCGGGTATTCACTCGGGCGACTCGTCGAGTGTCTTACCGGCGCAGAAGATCGCCCAGGAACACCTTGCAACGATCCGCCATTATACTAATCTGTTGGCGAAGGCACTCAAGGTCAAAGGGTTGATGAACATTCAATATGCCATTAAGGACGACCGCGTTTACGTTCTTGAGGTCAATCCGAGAGCGTCCCGGACGGTGCCATTCGTCGCGAAGGCCACGGGCGTGCCGATCGCAAAGATCGCTTCATTGGTGATGGCGGGCCACAAGCGTCTGGCCGATTTTAACCTTCCGGATGTCCTGCCGGTCCCCAAGATATTTGTAAAGTCACCTGTTTTTCCTTTCAAGAAGTTTGCCGGAGTTGATCCGATACTTGGGCCGGAAATGCACTCGACGGGTGAGGTTATGGGAGTCGGGGCGACATTTGGCGAGGCATACGGAAAGGCGATGGAAGGTGCGGGCTTAAGGTTGCCGCTAAGCGGTCGAGCGTTCATCTCGGTCAACGAGGTAGATAAGGGGCAGGCGGTGTTGCTCGCAAGGCGGTTGAGTAACCTCGGATTCGATCTAGTGGCGACATTCGGGACTGCCAAACGTCTACACGAGGTCGGTTTAGAGTGCGAGACGACTTTTAAGGTCAACGAAGGCCGTCCCAATATCGCCGATCTGATCCGGCAAGGCGAGATCGCACTGATCATCAACACGCCGCTTGGTAAAGTGTCACATTTTGACGAGAAAGCGATCCGAAAGGCCGCTCTACAATTCAATGTTCCGTGTGTTACTACCATCACGGGAGCGGAAGCATTGATCGAGGCGATAGGGACAAAACTCACATCAGAAACTCTTACGGTCAGAAGTCTGCAAGAAATACACGCCGAAAAGAGTGTGACGGCGGATGAGATACGATGA
- a CDS encoding UDP-N-acetylmuramate dehydrogenase → MKLRSNTPLAPLTTLKVGGAARYFVEVSSEDELIKALGFAKENDLNLFILGGGSNVVISDSGFDGLVVKIAIKGMIETAREGKRVELSVGAGEDWDSFVAFAVDRGLTGVECLSGIPGLVGGTPIQNVGAYGQEVSETIVSVRCLDRLSGAIIEMANADCSFSYRKSIFNSTHRDRYIVTNVKFELIRDGVPKLAYTELIERFLGRDPKLSEVREAILAIRRSKSMVIDPADVNSRSAGSFFKNPVISAAEFRELISQFGDMPNYPADNEKVKIPAAWLIEKAGFVKGFKLRRAGISTNHTLAIVNNGDAGSNDIIELKELIKNSVSSKFGIVLEPEPIFIGF, encoded by the coding sequence ATCAAATTGCGATCAAATACGCCGCTCGCCCCGTTGACCACGCTGAAGGTCGGCGGCGCGGCTAGATATTTCGTCGAGGTATCTTCTGAAGACGAACTGATAAAAGCACTTGGATTCGCGAAAGAAAACGACCTTAACTTGTTTATCTTGGGCGGCGGCAGCAATGTCGTGATATCAGATAGCGGGTTTGACGGACTGGTCGTCAAGATCGCGATCAAGGGCATGATCGAGACCGCACGAGAAGGGAAGCGGGTCGAACTCTCGGTCGGTGCGGGCGAGGACTGGGATAGTTTCGTCGCTTTTGCAGTTGACCGAGGATTGACGGGCGTCGAGTGTTTGAGCGGCATACCGGGACTGGTAGGCGGCACTCCCATCCAAAATGTTGGAGCCTACGGCCAAGAGGTGAGTGAGACGATAGTATCTGTTCGATGTCTGGATAGGCTGTCGGGTGCAATCATCGAAATGGCGAATGCAGATTGTTCATTCTCATACCGCAAGAGCATTTTTAACTCGACCCACCGAGACCGCTACATCGTAACGAACGTCAAATTTGAATTGATCCGTGACGGCGTGCCCAAATTAGCGTACACGGAACTCATCGAAAGATTTTTGGGCCGTGATCCGAAGCTGAGCGAGGTTCGTGAGGCGATCTTGGCGATCCGCCGGTCGAAATCGATGGTCATCGACCCAGCCGATGTAAATTCACGCAGTGCAGGGTCATTTTTCAAGAATCCGGTAATATCCGCAGCGGAATTTCGGGAGTTGATTTCACAATTTGGTGATATGCCAAATTATCCGGCAGATAACGAAAAGGTGAAAATTCCGGCAGCCTGGCTTATCGAAAAAGCGGGCTTCGTGAAAGGCTTTAAGCTTAGACGGGCGGGGATCTCGACCAATCATACCCTCGCGATCGTCAACAACGGCGATGCCGGTTCAAACGACATTATTGAACTGAAAGAACTCATCAAAAATAGCGTCAGTTCAAAATTTGGAATTGTGCTTGAGCCTGAACCCATATTTATCGGTTTTTAG
- a CDS encoding class I SAM-dependent methyltransferase: MSDFQERLNNLDIGLFDKIPSQSTDHDRASLLACELAVGELTPGFNYLEIGSYLGGSIQPYLLDDRCSRVVSIDKRPESQPDARGYDWVYQNNSTERMLELLKEAAGNIEKITTIDGDTATIKPGSIEGKMHLCFIDGEHTDEAVFRDFRFCLDVLAENGAIMFHDSQITYNGIATAVKYLQDNGTKFHGYILPNLVFVIEIGDFPIHRHPRVMERLVDNHNAYLYSLQDVDKYRRFATRFPFGFLRRALIKVRRTNVSQ, from the coding sequence ATGAGTGATTTTCAGGAACGACTTAACAATCTGGATATCGGACTCTTTGATAAGATCCCGAGCCAATCTACCGATCACGACAGGGCATCGCTGCTCGCGTGCGAACTCGCGGTAGGCGAACTTACACCGGGGTTCAATTACCTTGAGATCGGATCTTATCTCGGCGGTAGTATTCAGCCATACCTGCTGGATGACCGATGCTCACGCGTCGTTTCGATCGATAAGCGGCCTGAGAGCCAGCCGGACGCACGTGGTTATGATTGGGTATACCAAAATAACTCGACCGAGCGGATGCTCGAGCTTTTGAAAGAAGCGGCCGGAAATATCGAAAAGATCACGACCATCGACGGCGACACGGCGACGATCAAGCCGGGAAGCATCGAGGGCAAGATGCATCTTTGTTTTATCGATGGCGAGCACACCGATGAGGCGGTGTTTCGCGACTTTAGATTTTGCCTCGATGTCTTGGCGGAAAACGGGGCGATAATGTTTCACGATTCGCAGATCACCTATAACGGCATTGCGACTGCGGTAAAATATCTCCAGGATAATGGGACCAAGTTTCACGGATACATCCTGCCGAATCTGGTCTTTGTCATAGAGATCGGTGATTTTCCTATCCACCGTCACCCACGAGTGATGGAGAGATTGGTCGACAATCACAATGCTTATCTTTATTCACTGCAGGACGTGGACAAATATCGCCGGTTTGCCACCCGATTCCCATTTGGATTTTTGCGAAGAGCATTGATCAAAGTTCGCCGAACCAACGTTAGCCAATAA
- a CDS encoding tetratricopeptide repeat protein has translation MVFRSPILRSSIVVAVLFSLMPQATAVRAQDLVATESIGGGGSAFVFRNGSKKPQASFGSAYSFLGEAAGGGANAKRTNAQIAAAAKRRRASLIAARKKAAIAAANKKIALSNTLTTKAEANLDGGQTDLAITNYRAALVQNPRNKRASDGLSDALTEKGIAAAGDANSESAIVYFDEAIKLDNKNDVAYAKLGSIYDGKKQTAKAILNYEKALAIDPTLGDINTALGLAYLDAGELAKAEACLAKAESAGSDSVEMRYLKGLVLYKQNNNAAALAAFDRVLELDSRNLMANYYRGHTLNRIGQNDAIVAAYTRTLDIDPKFTPAAFELGVWYYNAGDYTKSATSYETVIRNDPSNAQAHANLASCYRQLGRFADANAEYKIASETIKTPELYSEWGFCLGKTNEWDKSVARLATARELSPTAVDDSNMGWAYYNSGVAKREAKDEAGAKADFELGKSFLQKAVEKDPKLDAAYLNLGSTHNGLGEYQAAVTALNVAVNLKQNWVIAINQLGLGYRGLNDLGNAVATFRRVVDLDGVNSFGLFNLGEAYNASGNKKEAKKINDKLRKLNPVLASRLDNVLSGKIVVDAAKQKIENKIPKVPRIPF, from the coding sequence ATGGTATTTCGTTCCCCGATATTAAGATCGTCGATCGTTGTTGCTGTCCTATTTTCGCTGATGCCGCAAGCGACTGCGGTGCGTGCACAGGACCTTGTTGCCACTGAGAGCATAGGTGGTGGCGGGAGTGCATTCGTATTTCGTAACGGAAGCAAGAAACCGCAGGCGAGTTTCGGCTCGGCTTATTCGTTTTTGGGTGAGGCCGCGGGTGGCGGAGCCAATGCAAAACGTACCAATGCCCAGATCGCGGCCGCGGCCAAGAGGCGGCGAGCGTCCTTGATCGCTGCACGTAAGAAAGCCGCTATAGCGGCGGCAAATAAAAAGATCGCATTGTCTAATACTCTGACAACTAAGGCAGAGGCCAATCTCGACGGCGGACAAACAGATCTTGCGATCACGAATTATCGTGCCGCATTAGTTCAGAACCCCCGAAACAAGCGTGCAAGCGACGGCCTTAGCGATGCTCTCACTGAAAAAGGCATTGCGGCGGCCGGTGATGCAAACAGCGAATCGGCCATTGTCTACTTTGACGAAGCGATAAAGCTCGACAATAAAAATGACGTCGCTTATGCGAAATTGGGCTCGATCTATGACGGCAAAAAGCAGACCGCAAAAGCGATACTCAACTATGAAAAGGCTCTCGCGATCGATCCGACCCTTGGCGATATAAATACCGCACTAGGCCTGGCGTACCTTGATGCGGGCGAGCTGGCAAAGGCGGAGGCGTGTCTGGCCAAGGCCGAATCAGCGGGTTCGGACAGCGTTGAGATGCGTTATCTGAAAGGATTGGTGCTTTATAAACAAAATAACAATGCCGCCGCCCTCGCCGCATTTGACCGCGTGCTGGAACTCGACAGCAGGAACCTGATGGCAAACTATTATCGCGGGCATACACTGAATCGGATCGGCCAAAATGATGCTATCGTCGCCGCTTATACGCGGACACTGGACATTGACCCCAAATTTACGCCGGCGGCATTTGAACTTGGCGTGTGGTACTACAATGCAGGCGATTACACTAAATCGGCTACGTCCTACGAGACAGTGATCCGTAACGACCCTTCAAACGCACAGGCTCACGCTAATCTCGCAAGTTGCTATCGGCAACTTGGAAGATTCGCCGACGCAAATGCCGAATACAAGATCGCCTCGGAAACGATCAAGACACCCGAGCTTTACAGCGAGTGGGGATTCTGTCTCGGGAAGACCAACGAGTGGGATAAATCCGTTGCCAGGCTCGCAACCGCACGGGAATTGAGCCCGACGGCAGTCGACGATTCAAATATGGGATGGGCCTACTATAATTCGGGTGTTGCAAAAAGGGAGGCCAAAGACGAGGCAGGTGCCAAGGCCGACTTCGAACTCGGCAAGTCATTTCTACAAAAAGCCGTCGAGAAGGACCCAAAGTTGGATGCAGCGTACTTGAATCTCGGCTCGACGCATAATGGACTGGGCGAGTATCAGGCAGCAGTGACCGCACTGAACGTAGCGGTAAATCTGAAACAAAATTGGGTGATAGCGATAAATCAGCTCGGTCTCGGCTATCGCGGCCTTAATGATCTCGGAAATGCGGTGGCGACATTCCGGCGGGTCGTAGACCTGGACGGAGTGAACTCATTCGGCCTATTTAATCTCGGCGAGGCATACAATGCGAGCGGGAACAAAAAAGAAGCTAAAAAGATCAACGACAAGCTCAGAAAGCTTAATCCCGTGCTTGCCTCACGACTCGATAATGTACTATCAGGGAAGATCGTAGTCGATGCTGCTAAGCAAAAGATCGAAAATAAGATCCCAAAGGTTCCGAGGATCCCATTCTAA